Below is a genomic region from Syngnathus acus chromosome 20, fSynAcu1.2, whole genome shotgun sequence.
TTAAGGCGGTTCAGACAAACATGagagaaatgaataaaagaaagacaagTTTTTCCTCAAAGAACAAGCTGTTATTTTCCTGCACGTTAAGtgtcaaaattttggaaaCACCGTGTACTATTCAGTGAGCTACTTGTGTGAAATTTCCACCGCTTTAATCAAAAATCGGGAGCGAAACAGACCTTCAAGAGTATCCTGACTTCCTGTTCGATGGCGGCTTGCGTCTCAGGACTTTGTTTGGACACGTCGCCGTAGGTCATGACTCCGAGCTATAGGAAACAAATGAGCAGGCGTGTGACATCGTCATCCACTGAATAGCCTCCTTAAGAAAATGCACACTGACGAATTGACCTTGTCACTCATGCCGAACCTGGTCACCATCAAATTAGCAATTTTGGTTGCCCCGTCAAAGTCGCTGGATGCACCTAAAATGGAGGATTCCAATGAGGTGCGAATTGAGTGGACGGCAGGAGGGCGCACAAAGCAAGTGCACAGGTATCCCTCACCTGTGGTGATGAAGTCATCGCCGAAGATGAGCTCCTCTGCCACTCGCCCACCCATGCTGACGTCCATCTGGGCTAGCAACTGCGCCCTGGTCTCGCTCCAGCGGTCGTTTTCTGGGAGCAGCGACACCTAGAGGAcaaccacaaaataaaaataaaaccaaaccgGTGCAACTATAGTAGCACTTTCTTTGGCCTGGGAGTGGCTTGTTCAgcagtcaaaatattttgtgcttgtttgtgttgaaaatgttcttgtattgcatgcttttattttgaaggtctgatttcaaatttaaaactcATTGCAAATGGAATCATATGAAAAGTTGGGCAGAACAAAAACAGAGGTTCCCctgtatctatttttttttgactgacGTGTCCGAGCGTGGGTCCGCGTGGCATGATGGTGGCCTTATTGATGGGCATGGCGTCCTTGGTGTAGTATGCCACGATGGCGTGGCCCGACTCGTGATAGGCCGTGATGGTCTTGTTCTTCTTGTCAATCACCACGCTCCTCCTCTCAGGGCCTACAATGAACAATTGGGTCCATTGTTAAGACACCCACCCATTTCCTCCCTACCTTGCGCTTCACTTCCTCACTCGCTCACCCATGAGAATCTTGTCCTTGGCGAATTCCAGGTCCTTCATGCCGACCATCTCTTTCCCATCCATCGCCGCCTTCAAGGCTGCCTGGTTGACCAGGTTTTCCAGCTCGGCTCCCGTGAAGCCCACCGTGCCTCTGGCGATAATTTCAGGCTCCACCTCTGTAACATAACAAAGAGCACTGTTACTAAGAGGACAACAGCTACTCattatgtgtatttttttaaagtgactataagtgttatatacagtaaatgctATAAATGTAAATTGTAGCCGAgttagttttctttttcttctttttttaaagtactcacctttttgttttatttcatgattCATTTCTTCAACTTTACTTTTAGTTATTTTGTTAGTTTGAGTTAATTGTCATAACTGTGCTAGTGACAGACTACCTGAGTCCACTTTGATCTTGTTCAGGTACCAGTTGAGGATCTCAGTCCGTCCCTTGACGTCGGGTCGAGGGACCGTCACGTGCATGTCGAACCTGCCCGGTCGCACCAGAGCGCTGATGGCGAGGAGATGATTATTGATCAAGCAGAGGAATgacatttggaaatgaaagTTCTAAAACTGCAAACGTACTTATCCAGGGCTTCTGCAAAGTTGGTAGCACCGATGACGATGACGCCCTCATTTGGTTTAAACCTGTCAAAAAACAACCCAACATGATACACTGAACTTCATTGGAAACTTTTGACAACCCTATGTCCAAATATGATCAAATATCTTCTTCCAAATAAAAGATCCTCGGGGTGATGACCACAGAAGGACTGACTGACCCGTCCATTTCGGCCAACAGCTGGTTGATGGTTTGTCTGGAGTACGGATGCATGGGAGACTCGATCCTCTTCCCTCCGACGCTGTCCAGCTCGTCGATGAAAATGACGCAAGGCGCATTGGCTTTGGCTTCCTCTGTCGATACAAACAGAGAATGTGACCAAGAAAAACTTGTGTTTGGGATTAGATTACACTTGGTTAACATTTACTTAATTTATACTGTCTGGCCCTTTGAGGGCAATCATTACAATCATCATTCAAGCCATTTTTCATGGCTCTGCTTAGTTAAATGAAAGAGGGGGTGGAATTTACTAGTAGTACCATCAGCTATCGCTTTGAGATTTGGCCATGCTGGGCTGCATTCACATCAATCAATTGCTTTCCCTGAACCTTACTGAATAGGTTCCTGATGCGGCTGGCACCCACTCCCACAAACATCTCATCAAACTCAGAACCAGAGGCATAGTAGAAAGGCACGTCCGCCTCGCCGGCGACCGCCCGGGCTAGCAGTGTCTTCCCGGTGCCTGGTGGCCCGACCAGGAGGATTCCTGCATGAagattggattaaaaaaaaaacgaagagATCGGGCAGAACCGGATGGGAAACCTGGAATACCTTTGGGCAGCTTCCCACCCAAAACTGTGAACTTGTCCGGGTTCCGGAGGAATTCCACAACATCCTGCAGCTCATTCTTTGCCTCTTCCACTCCCTTAACGTGCTCGAATGTCACATTCTTCATTTGGATAGGGTCGATGGCCGAGTCCAGGCCCGATGTGGTGCGGAACCTCACTATGAGAACACAAACCTACTCAGTGTTTTGTAGAATTTATATAGAATGTAACTACGAGGGTTAGGGTATGCGTGCATGTGGCTGTCAGATCATTtaagaggaggaaaagggaCAAACCAGCATCAGAAAAGGAGCCTTTACCCGAGAGAAAGGGGGATCTGGACAGACCATAAATGCCGAGTAGAAGAAGCACCAACAGCACAAATCTGGTTCTCCTCAATGAATCTGCAAACGGAGCAaagttgaaacaaaaatatcagAAAAGAGATTTGCTGGGAAAAGGGAATCAGCATCCTGCCTTGCGTCTTCTGTGTGTAGGCCTGCGATCGCATGAAGCCCTCAGAGAAGCCCAACTTGAAGGTCTCTTCTTGGTTCTGTGGAAGGTTCCTGCTTTTTGTCAGTTGGTCCAACGAATGAGCCTCTGTACCCTTTTCCCTCGTCAGAAACCCCTATAAGGAAACAAAGGAGATATTACTCATGAGATTTTGGACTTGCCTTTTCAGTTGGTGTGCTTCAAGGAGATCAAAAAGTCCTTTTTGAAAGAACCCAAGCAAGGCGTCACACCACACGTAATGTATCAAATGTGAGGAGTGAGGTGGGCTCCCGACCTTAATGAAAGCCGGTGTATAAGGATCGGACTCAGTCGGAACATCGTCACCGGACGCCGTCTTTCTGCTCTTTGGTCTGAGAGTCTTGAAATCTCGACTCTGGATCCACACTGAACATAGCCCCAAACAAAGCACAACaaatggctttaaaaaaaatctgtgggTCTGTAATACACTAATGGCGAGGTGTTACTAACAGGGTAAAAACTGAAGCTCAGTGCAAACGTCTCGTAGAGGTCTGTGATTTTGCCTGTGGAATACTGGCGAGCCAAAAAATCTTCTGTGTGCAAACCCTATgacaaaccaaaacattttcatcataaactgtatttttctttttaaaatgtggacAGAGAGGCTTACTTCATCAGCACTGAGCAACTAACCGTGCTTGTTGTGAAAGAAGCTGTGCGCCGAAACGTGACTCGTCCTCCATACCGAGGGGACGGCAGGCGGCTCCTCCGAGCCCAGTGTGGGCAGTAGCCTGTCCAGTAGCTTGTCCAGGTGACTGCCTCGAATGTCTGACATACCCAGATCTCGAAGACTTGCGTTGGGCTACAAGAgtgggaagaaaaataataaaacatgtaTCCTTATGAAGCAAACATCATGATCACTTTACAGTCACCAAGGCACATTCAAAATCGTAAACTCACCTCTTTTGCATGTGCAGTGTGTTCTGGGCTGAAGTCTTTGTGCAGGGTCTGCACTGATGCCGTGGCAGTGTTCTTCAGTGAGTGGAGGGCGCCAATGAGCTGGTTGAGAGGCACAATCATCTAATGGAGGGGTGGGTGACACGACACATACCACTGTCAATTATATATGGAACTACATTATGTCACGAAGAGAATTCTTCAATGTGACTTCACCTTCAAGTGGGCACCTGTTATTTTAACACAGTTTATTCCAAAGTACAAATTTAAGTATATagttacaaaagaaaaaaaactttgctcAAGCACAGAAATCGAATCAGCACTTCCTTTGGTACTTGTTTTAATATACGTAGTTAATAGTACCATTGGTACAGAGCAGAAGTACTTTtgtcatgtgtgtatgtatttaCATAACCGTTTCCACGTAACTCCTCGTCCACGAATGGCAGTTGTGTAATCTTAAATTGGCGACCGTTATTTTACTTTACATTAAGGTTCACCATTTATTTCCCCTTTCTCTTAATTTGACAGGTGCAAAAATTACGCTTGATTACTGAATTTGTGACGTAAGCATGGTCCGACGGTGAAACGATCACACGCGTTTATGCTAATATTAGCCAAATATTTGCGATAAAAGAGGCAGGAAGAACAGCCTTGACAAGTACACATCACGGTACAGTTAATAAACCAGAAAATACTTCACCAGGCGACCAAAATGATATTACATAAGAGGAATGTTGCTCGATATGAGCTAACTAGCTagggcaacaacaacaaaaaaacagcacctCGCTTACCTGCTGTGGCTGAAACGACGACagggaaaacattttggctgaataaaacacaaaagtggaACGTAAATGTACGAGGAGAAGCCCTCCGTGTGCTTTTAAAGGAACATGTAGTCCCAAGTCGGTGTTTTTCTTCTAACACAACGACTTTCGGCTGGTTTGCTAACAACGCCGACAGACAACTCCTCTTGACATCCAATGCTGATGAAAAATACTACAAAATGACGTCACTCGAATGCTGAGCGAGAAAAACATatgacaatttttatcccTAGTCTTAATTAGATTTTTATAAATACAACAGCCTGGGGTGACAAACACATAGGcaaatcattattttacaGAAATAAGTAATTAAAACGTGACATTATCAGCAGGCGCGGAGGCCACCAGAGGGTAAACATCTTGCGTTGCCAGttacaaccttttttttcttctttttattacTATGCAAATGTTCGTTATGCCAGCCCGATCACATATGGCACTGACACCGGCGGTATTCGAAAACACAATAATTCCTGTATAATTATGAACAGGCATCTGCTTGCCTACCTCAATAGAGGTCAGAGGACCCAGGGTGAAGGGTGCTGaattcaaatttcaaaacaaacagcaactcTTGTCCAACATGCGAATGTTTATTTTAGGCTAGTTGGTGGCTTTtagagagagggagaaaaaacacTAACACGATGGACACGGAGGAAAAGCACAAATCTACTCCCAATTCTAGAGTTGGGTTGATCACGCTATCAAAGATCGAAGATTTCGTCAGTTTGAAACCAATCAGCCGCGGTGCTTTTGGCAAAGTTTATCTTGCACGGAAGAAATGCAATTCCCAGTTATATGCCATTAAGGTGAGTTGATATTTGCTTTACTGTATCGTATCTACTGTATTTACGATTGATTTACAAAGTTGCAATCAACCGCTTGTAGGCCATGAATAAAGCGGACATGGTGGATAAAAACATGACGGGCCAAATGAAGGCGGAAAGAAACGCACTGGCTTTGAGCAAAAGTCCCTTCGTGGTTCACCTGTTTTATTCTCTCCAGACAGCCACCAAAATCTACTTGGTAACTCACCAATCTTGCAAGATCACAATCACCGAAATTTTTCTGTGATGTCAAATTGACTCTTTTGCCATTGAAGGTGATGGAGTACCTCATTGGAGGAGATGTAAAGTCTCTCCTCAACGTCTGTGGATATTTCGACCAGGACATGGCGGTTAAGTACATCTCTGAGGTTGCCCTTGCTTTGGACTACCTCCACCGCCATGGCATCATCCACAGGTACAAACCGGTTGGGATGACGTATGTATGGAGTTCTAGGCGGCATGGGTGCAAATGCAGTGTcactttttgcctttttaggGACCTAAAGCCAGACAACATGCTCATTTCCAACGAGGGTCACATCAAGTTAACTGATTTTGGGCTTTCCAAAGTGAAGCTTGGTAGAGGTAGGTCCAAACAGATTTACAGGGTGCATATGGAATGTTGACCGCTTtatcattgattttttttttttttcagaactgCAACTCACAGATATCCTAAACACACCATCCGTGTCCAAACCCACAAATTACTCTCGCACGCCGGGTCAAGTCATGTCTTTGATCACCTCACTTGgttttgtgagtgtgaattccagccttttttttttttttttccacgatgGTCTCGTTTGTTGTTGACTTATGATTCCTTCAAGCGCAGAATACCCCGGCAGACAAAAATAAACGCCACAGCAGCACGTCGGCCCTGTCCTGTGGCAAAATGATGCGGAAGAATAACTCCCTTGGCTCCCCCTCTGATACGGCAAAGGAGACCATGAGCTCACCGGCGTGCACTGCCTGGAGGAAAGGTGCTGTTCCCACCGTATCTGTTTGGTCCTGATCCATAAGGGAGACCATCCCACTTGATAGCtagacggggaaaaaaaaatcacctgaTGATTTAAACAAAATTAGAATGTAGTACCTTGTCTATAAAAGATATTCTTCACAGGGCCGCACAGCTTCATGTTTAGTCCGCACAGCTTGGCCGTCAATCTGACGCCCATGCTGATGAAAACCAGGAAGCGCTTGGAGACCATGAGCGCGGGCAGCACCACCGACACAGAGGGAGGCATCAGCCCACTGTGGGAGTTCGAGGAGGTCAGATAAATGTGATAATAATCCTGAAAATGTGATGAGAtcataaatatttcttttctgtGCTCTCTAGAAGGAAAATGAGCCAAACCAACCGAAGGCAAGAGGACATTTAGAGTCCCCCGAGAAGCGGGAGGCGAGCGGCAAGCCAGAAACCGGCTCTCATTCCGCGCCGTCTGCCAAGCGTCCATTTTCCGAGGTGCAAGTAAGCCCGGAAGCTGTGGAGCCCCTCGCCAAGAAGAGCGACAAACGATGCTACCACGTCCCTTGCGAGACCTCCGCCGCTCACACTGGCCTGACCGGAGCCTTCTCCGGCGTGGGGATTGCAATCACCGGCCAGAACAGCGC
It encodes:
- the LOC119139489 gene encoding ATP-dependent zinc metalloprotease YME1L1-like isoform X1, whose translation is MFSLSSFQPQQMIVPLNQLIGALHSLKNTATASVQTLHKDFSPEHTAHAKEPNASLRDLGMSDIRGSHLDKLLDRLLPTLGSEEPPAVPSVWRTSHVSAHSFFHNKHGFAHRRFFGSPVFHRQNHRPLRDVCTELQFLPLWIQSRDFKTLRPKSRKTASGDDVPTESDPYTPAFIKGFLTREKGTEAHSLDQLTKSRNLPQNQEETFKLGFSEGFMRSQAYTQKTQDSLRRTRFVLLVLLLLGIYGLSRSPFLSGKGSFSDAVRFRTTSGLDSAIDPIQMKNVTFEHVKGVEEAKNELQDVVEFLRNPDKFTVLGGKLPKGILLVGPPGTGKTLLARAVAGEADVPFYYASGSEFDEMFVGVGASRIRNLFKEAKANAPCVIFIDELDSVGGKRIESPMHPYSRQTINQLLAEMDGFKPNEGVIVIGATNFAEALDNALVRPGRFDMHVTVPRPDVKGRTEILNWYLNKIKVDSEVEPEIIARGTVGFTGAELENLVNQAALKAAMDGKEMVGMKDLEFAKDKILMGPERRSVVIDKKNKTITAYHESGHAIVAYYTKDAMPINKATIMPRGPTLGHVSLLPENDRWSETRAQLLAQMDVSMGGRVAEELIFGDDFITTGASSDFDGATKIANLMVTRFGMSDKLGVMTYGDVSKQSPETQAAIEQEVRILLKDSYERAKILLKKYKNEHEKLADALLRYETLDAKEIQLVLEGKPLDH
- the LOC119139489 gene encoding ATP-dependent zinc metalloprotease YME1L1-like isoform X2; this translates as MFSLSSFQPQQLIGALHSLKNTATASVQTLHKDFSPEHTAHAKEPNASLRDLGMSDIRGSHLDKLLDRLLPTLGSEEPPAVPSVWRTSHVSAHSFFHNKHGFAHRRFFGSPVFHRQNHRPLRDVCTELQFLPLWIQSRDFKTLRPKSRKTASGDDVPTESDPYTPAFIKGFLTREKGTEAHSLDQLTKSRNLPQNQEETFKLGFSEGFMRSQAYTQKTQDSLRRTRFVLLVLLLLGIYGLSRSPFLSGKGSFSDAVRFRTTSGLDSAIDPIQMKNVTFEHVKGVEEAKNELQDVVEFLRNPDKFTVLGGKLPKGILLVGPPGTGKTLLARAVAGEADVPFYYASGSEFDEMFVGVGASRIRNLFKEAKANAPCVIFIDELDSVGGKRIESPMHPYSRQTINQLLAEMDGFKPNEGVIVIGATNFAEALDNALVRPGRFDMHVTVPRPDVKGRTEILNWYLNKIKVDSEVEPEIIARGTVGFTGAELENLVNQAALKAAMDGKEMVGMKDLEFAKDKILMGPERRSVVIDKKNKTITAYHESGHAIVAYYTKDAMPINKATIMPRGPTLGHVSLLPENDRWSETRAQLLAQMDVSMGGRVAEELIFGDDFITTGASSDFDGATKIANLMVTRFGMSDKLGVMTYGDVSKQSPETQAAIEQEVRILLKDSYERAKILLKKYKNEHEKLADALLRYETLDAKEIQLVLEGKPLDH
- the LOC119139489 gene encoding ATP-dependent zinc metalloprotease YME1L1-like isoform X3, with the translated sequence MFSLSSFQPQQMIVPLNQLIGALHSLKNTATASVQTLHKDFSPEHTAHAKEPNASLRDLGMSDIRGSHLDKLLDRLLPTLGSEEPPAVPSVWRTSHVSAHSFFHNKHGFAHRRFFGSPVFHRQNHRPLRDVCTELQFLPLWIQSRDFKTLRPKSRKTASGDDVPTESDPYTPAFIKGFLTREKGTEAHSLDQLTKSRNLPQNQEETFKLGFSEGFMRSQAYTQKTQDSLRRTRFVLLVLLLLGIYGLSRSPFLSVRFRTTSGLDSAIDPIQMKNVTFEHVKGVEEAKNELQDVVEFLRNPDKFTVLGGKLPKGILLVGPPGTGKTLLARAVAGEADVPFYYASGSEFDEMFVGVGASRIRNLFKEAKANAPCVIFIDELDSVGGKRIESPMHPYSRQTINQLLAEMDGFKPNEGVIVIGATNFAEALDNALVRPGRFDMHVTVPRPDVKGRTEILNWYLNKIKVDSEVEPEIIARGTVGFTGAELENLVNQAALKAAMDGKEMVGMKDLEFAKDKILMGPERRSVVIDKKNKTITAYHESGHAIVAYYTKDAMPINKATIMPRGPTLGHVSLLPENDRWSETRAQLLAQMDVSMGGRVAEELIFGDDFITTGASSDFDGATKIANLMVTRFGMSDKLGVMTYGDVSKQSPETQAAIEQEVRILLKDSYERAKILLKKYKNEHEKLADALLRYETLDAKEIQLVLEGKPLDH
- the mastl gene encoding serine/threonine-protein kinase greatwall isoform X1; the encoded protein is MDTEEKHKSTPNSRVGLITLSKIEDFVSLKPISRGAFGKVYLARKKCNSQLYAIKAMNKADMVDKNMTGQMKAERNALALSKSPFVVHLFYSLQTATKIYLVMEYLIGGDVKSLLNVCGYFDQDMAVKYISEVALALDYLHRHGIIHRDLKPDNMLISNEGHIKLTDFGLSKVKLGRELQLTDILNTPSVSKPTNYSRTPGQVMSLITSLGFNTPADKNKRHSSTSALSCGKMMRKNNSLGSPSDTAKETMSSPACTAWRKGPHSFMFSPHSLAVNLTPMLMKTRKRLETMSAGSTTDTEGGISPLWEFEEKENEPNQPKARGHLESPEKREASGKPETGSHSAPSAKRPFSEVQVSPEAVEPLAKKSDKRCYHVPCETSAAHTGLTGAFSGVGIAITGQNSAVVPKPSNPVTVAKSLFCETKESALEDNFENVKSLESSFASPQSSGLCRSLTLDFDVSVLETSLPIDSHAPPEPVGPAQSSALHSPEKGGELSLRQTRSLSSPRTAGTPASLDRPECSFLRPVVAFRSYCSSINRSNVSRLSVGSTLDASSPDICLTTPVQRKISSGSSLYLTPRTMSTSQTPLRTPKSVRRGAQPMEGAHILGTPDYLAPELLLQTPHGRRGCDCMVDWWALGVCLFEFLTGVPPFNDETPQLVFKNILNRDIPWPEGDEALSDDASDTIEILLTMDKTKRAGLKELKLHPLFEGSDWENLHKQPMPFIPQPDDETDTSYFEARNNAQHIDMATFSSC
- the mastl gene encoding serine/threonine-protein kinase greatwall isoform X2, translating into MDTEEKHKSTPNSRVGLITLSKIEDFVSLKPISRGAFGKVYLARKKCNSQLYAIKAMNKADMVDKNMTGQMKAERNALALSKSPFVVHLFYSLQTATKIYLVMEYLIGGDVKSLLNVCGYFDQDMAVKYISEVALALDYLHRHGIIHRDLKPDNMLISNEGHIKLTDFGLSKVKLGRELQLTDILNTPSVSKPTNYSRTPGQVMSLITSLGFNTPADKNKRHSSTSALSCGKMMRKNNSLGSPSDTAKETMSSPACTAWRKGPHSFMFSPHSLAVNLTPMLMKTRKRLETMSAGSTTDTEGGISPLWEFEEKENEPNQPKARGHLESPEKREASGKPETGSHSAPSAKRPFSEVQVSPEAVEPLAKKSDKRCYHVPCETSAAHTGLTGAFSGVGIAITGQNSAVVPKPSNPVTVAKSLFCETKESALEDNFENVKSLESSFASPQSSGLCRSLTLDFDVSVLETSLPIDSHAPPEPVGPAQSSALHSPEKGGELSLRQTRSLSSPRTAGTPASLDRPECSFLRPVVAFRSYCSSINRSNVSRLSVGSTLDASSPDICLTTPVQRKISSGSSLYLTPRTMSTSQTPLRTPKSVRRGAQPMEGAHILGTPDYLAPELLLQTPHDCMVDWWALGVCLFEFLTGVPPFNDETPQLVFKNILNRDIPWPEGDEALSDDASDTIEILLTMDKTKRAGLKELKLHPLFEGSDWENLHKQPMPFIPQPDDETDTSYFEARNNAQHIDMATFSSC